TGTCGTCGATGGTGACCGGCACCGGCCTGGCCCACCACGACTGGCCTGATCAGAAGCCTGGCCGACCGTTACGGTCGTGCCTCATCACAGTCTTGCCGAACGGTGATCCCATCCAGGCCGGTGCCAACCTGATGAACCCCAACAAGATGTGGAGAACACCATGGCACCCATGCTTGCAGACAAAGTCGAGTTCGTCATCGGCGTCGACACCCACCGGGACTCTCACACCGCCGCAGTCGTCACTGCCACTGGTGGCGTCATCGAACGGCTCACAGTCGCCACGGACGCGTTCGGATTTCGTAAGCTCGATGCCTTCGCCGCCACCCATGCGACCGGTCGGCGGGTCTGGGCTATTGAGGGAACCGGCAGCTTCGGCGCCGGGTTGACCACCCATCTCCTCGAGCGTGGAGAGTGGGTCGTCGAGATCGACCGCCCGGCACGTCCGGCGCGCCGCGACGGAGCTAAGTCCGACGACCTCGACGCCGTTCGAGCCGCCCGCGAAGCCTTAGCCCGCGAACACTTGGCCGCGCCCCGAGCTCGCGGAGATAGGGAGGCGATGCGGGTACTACTCACTGCCCGAGAAGGAGCAATCTCAGCCCGCACCAAAGCAATTGGACAGCTAAAGGCCATGATCGTCAATGCGCCTCAATCCCTGCGCGATCAATTACGCCGCGGCACCACCGACGAACAACTCAACCGCTGTGCACGTCTGCGCACCCTGCCGGCGCACTCGGTTGAACACCGCGCCACCGTTCGCGCTATCCGCGCCACCGCCCGCCGGGCGCTCATGCTCGAAGCCGAAGCCGCAGAACACGAAACCGAACTCGAAGCTTCTCGTCACCGCCGCGTGCCCGCAACTGCTCGACCGACTAGGCATCGGTGTCATCACCGCCGCCCAGTTCCTCATCTCCTGGTCACACCGCGACCGCATCCGCAGCGAAGCAGCCTTCGCGTCCCTGGCGGGAGCGGCTCCCATCCCGGCCAGTAGCGGCGCCACCGTACGTCATCGGCTCAACCGCGCCGGAGACCGTCAACTCAACCGCGCCCTACACACAGTCGCACTGACCCGGCTGCGATTTGAGCCCACCACCAAGGCTTATGCCGCGCGACGCACCGCCGAGGGCAAGACGCCCCGCGAGATCAAACGCTGCCTCAAACGGGCCATCGCCCGAGAGGTCTACCGAATCATGCAGACCCACGCGGCCTCGATCACCACCACGAAATTGGTGGCTTGACAGACATAGCAGCATCCTGGTCCCGCTGAGGTCGACCAACGCTTCGCGGGAAGGCCGTCGAGGAAGCGGTAGACGCTAGATGTACCGGGACAGGACGTTGGTGGCGGGCGTGTTGGCTTGAGGTGAGGAGAACCTCCGGGTGGGGTGTGGCTTGTCTAGGTCCATATCCCGCCGGAGGTTCTCACTCATGTCCCACCGTAATGCTCGTACGACTTTTCACGGCCGTCTGCTGATGGTGCGCCGCTATCAGGCCGGTTGGGCCAAAGCCCATATCGCCAGCGCAATGGGGGTCTCGCGCAAGTGCGTGCATACCTGGATCAGTCGTTTCGAAGCCCACGGCGAGGCCGGCCTAATCGATCGCTCATCGCGTCCACACACCATGCCCACTCGCGTTCCGCGCAGTGTGGAAAATCAGATCGTGGCTTGGCGGCGACGTCATCGTTGCGGCCCCGACGAAATCGGCGCCAAGCTCGGTGTATGCCCGCGCACGGTCTCGCGGGTGCTCAACCGTCGCCAGGTGCCCTACCTGCGCGACTGTGACCCGATGACCGGTCATATCATTCGCGCCTCGAAGGCCACCGCCGTGCGCTATGAGCGCAGCCGGCCCGGAGAGCTGGTGCACATGGACGTCAAGAAGCTGGGACGCATCCCTGACGGAGGTGGGTGGCGGGCTCATGGGAAAGGTTGTGCTCCGAGTCGAGAACGCAGGCATGGCAGGGGTTTTGACTTCATTCACTCATTAGTCGACGATCATTCGCGGCTGGCCTACTCCGAGATCTTGCCCGACGAGAAAGGCCCCACCTGCGCGGCTTTCCTCCGTCTGGCAGCAGCGAACTTCCGCGCCCAGGGCATTCCGACCATCGGATGCGTGATGACCGACAACGCTTGGGCCTATCGCTACTCGATCGGTGCAGTCTGCGCCGAACTGAACGCCCGACAGGTCTTCATCAAACCGCATTGCCCATGGCAAAACGGCAAGGTAGAACGCCTCAATCGCACCCTGCAAACCGAATGGGCCTACAAACGGGTCTTCACGTCCAACACCGGCCGGGCAGCAGCGCTTGCGCCCTGGCTCAAGTACTACAACACTCAAAGCGCACTCGGCGGCCACCCACCGATCAGCCGACTGACACCAACGTCATGACTGGGTACAGCTAGATCGGGATATGCCGAGTGTGCGGGCGATCTGGGCTCGGGGGGTGCCGGCCTGGCGGCGCGGGCTGCTGCGATTCCGGCCGCGGTGCGTTCGTCGGCGATGGCTCGCTCAACTTCGGCGACGGCGCCGAAGACGTGGAAGATCAGCC
This window of the Mycolicibacterium chubuense NBB4 genome carries:
- a CDS encoding IS481 family transposase, which produces MSHRNARTTFHGRLLMVRRYQAGWAKAHIASAMGVSRKCVHTWISRFEAHGEAGLIDRSSRPHTMPTRVPRSVENQIVAWRRRHRCGPDEIGAKLGVCPRTVSRVLNRRQVPYLRDCDPMTGHIIRASKATAVRYERSRPGELVHMDVKKLGRIPDGGGWRAHGKGCAPSRERRHGRGFDFIHSLVDDHSRLAYSEILPDEKGPTCAAFLRLAAANFRAQGIPTIGCVMTDNAWAYRYSIGAVCAELNARQVFIKPHCPWQNGKVERLNRTLQTEWAYKRVFTSNTGRAAALAPWLKYYNTQSALGGHPPISRLTPTS